One Candidatus Devosia phytovorans genomic window carries:
- a CDS encoding dihydrodipicolinate synthase family protein, which produces MNTEIFTGVIPALMTPCKADRKPDFDALVRKGQQMIAAGMSAVVYCGSMGDWPLLTDAQRQEGVERLVAAGLPVIVGTGAVNSASAVALAAHAQKVGAAGLMVIPRVLSRGNSPTAQRHHFEAVLAAAPDLPAVIYNSPHYGFETKADLFFALRAKFKNLVGFKEFGGAASMTYAAEHITSGDNGVILMAGVDTGVYHGYVKAGATGTITGIGNALPKEILHLVALSKAAATGDVAARVRALELGEALAVLSSWDEGTDLVLYYKYMLELQGEAEYKLHFNATDELSPSQRAWAKTQFEQFNAWYANWSQQPDPHKP; this is translated from the coding sequence ATGAACACTGAGATCTTTACCGGGGTGATCCCGGCTCTGATGACGCCCTGCAAAGCCGATCGCAAGCCTGATTTCGATGCGCTGGTGCGCAAGGGCCAGCAGATGATCGCAGCGGGCATGTCGGCCGTGGTCTATTGCGGCTCGATGGGTGACTGGCCGCTGCTGACCGACGCACAGCGCCAGGAAGGCGTGGAGCGCCTGGTGGCGGCGGGGCTGCCGGTGATCGTAGGCACCGGCGCGGTCAATTCCGCCTCGGCCGTGGCGCTGGCTGCCCATGCCCAGAAAGTGGGCGCTGCGGGCCTGATGGTCATTCCCCGCGTGCTGTCGCGTGGCAATTCGCCGACCGCGCAGCGCCATCATTTCGAGGCGGTCCTGGCCGCTGCCCCGGACCTGCCGGCAGTGATCTACAACAGCCCCCATTATGGCTTTGAAACCAAGGCTGACCTGTTCTTTGCGCTGCGCGCCAAGTTCAAGAACCTCGTGGGCTTCAAAGAATTTGGTGGCGCAGCCTCGATGACCTATGCCGCCGAGCACATTACCAGCGGCGACAATGGCGTGATCCTGATGGCGGGTGTCGATACCGGCGTCTATCACGGCTATGTCAAGGCAGGCGCGACCGGCACGATTACCGGCATCGGCAATGCGCTGCCCAAGGAAATCCTGCATCTGGTGGCGCTGTCCAAGGCCGCTGCGACCGGCGATGTCGCGGCACGCGTGCGGGCGCTCGAATTGGGCGAAGCGCTGGCGGTCCTATCGAGCTGGGACGAGGGCACCGACCTCGTGCTCTATTACAAGTATATGCTCGAGCTTCAGGGCGAGGCCGAATACAAGCTGCATTTCAACGCCACTGACGAATTGTCACCCAGCCAGCGTGCCTGGGCCAAGACGCAGTTCGAGCAGTTCAATGCCTGGTATGCAAATTGGAGCCAGCAGCCCGATCCCCACAAGCCGTAA
- a CDS encoding Ldh family oxidoreductase — MSTTLSFEQLCEKVQAILEHAGLNKAQAQAVATVIAKGERDACKAHGVYRIEGVLRTFKAGKVRGDAIPTIAAADDSAIIRIDGQSGFSLPAFDLGLPLLVEKARQLGLAAMVINDCTHFSALWPEVEAITDQGLAAMVMCPSYATVAPWGGTKPLFGTNPFAFGWPRQHAEPYVFDFATSVAARGEIELYRRDGKQLPQGWAIDDQGQPTTAPDAALAGAMLPFGGYKGSAMSTMIELLAGVMIGDLTSTGALDALGTTAFSPAHGELIIAMSPERFSDCRPGDPFARAEILFEAIEGQGARLPSQRRFAARRTAQAQGIVLTDAEMQQLDRLLDLGLEAID; from the coding sequence ATGAGCACCACACTTTCTTTCGAGCAACTTTGCGAAAAGGTGCAGGCCATCCTTGAGCATGCCGGCCTCAACAAAGCGCAGGCGCAGGCCGTCGCGACCGTCATCGCCAAGGGCGAGCGCGATGCCTGCAAGGCGCATGGCGTTTACCGCATCGAAGGGGTGCTGCGCACGTTCAAGGCCGGGAAGGTTCGGGGCGACGCCATCCCCACAATCGCCGCCGCCGACGACAGCGCCATCATCCGCATCGACGGACAAAGCGGCTTTTCGCTCCCCGCCTTTGATCTGGGCCTGCCGCTTTTGGTCGAAAAGGCAAGGCAACTGGGTCTGGCTGCCATGGTCATCAATGATTGCACGCATTTTTCCGCTCTCTGGCCGGAAGTCGAAGCCATCACAGATCAGGGCCTTGCCGCCATGGTCATGTGCCCCAGCTATGCCACCGTCGCGCCCTGGGGCGGCACCAAGCCATTGTTTGGCACCAATCCCTTCGCCTTCGGCTGGCCGCGGCAACACGCCGAACCCTATGTCTTTGACTTTGCCACATCGGTCGCCGCCCGTGGCGAGATCGAACTCTATCGCCGTGATGGCAAGCAGCTCCCGCAAGGCTGGGCGATCGACGATCAAGGCCAGCCCACCACCGCGCCCGACGCGGCCCTTGCCGGCGCCATGCTGCCCTTTGGCGGCTACAAGGGCTCGGCCATGAGCACGATGATCGAACTCCTGGCCGGTGTCATGATCGGCGATCTCACCAGCACCGGCGCCCTCGACGCCCTGGGCACGACGGCCTTCTCCCCCGCCCATGGCGAATTGATCATCGCCATGTCGCCCGAGCGCTTCTCTGACTGCCGGCCCGGCGACCCCTTCGCTCGTGCCGAAATCCTGTTCGAAGCCATTGAGGGGCAGGGCGCCCGGCTCCCCTCGCAGCGGCGCTTTGCGGCCCGCCGGACTGCCCAAGCGCAAGGCATTGTTCTGACCGACGCAGAAATGCAGCAGCTTGATCGCCTGCTCGATCTGGGCCTTGAAGCCATCGACTGA
- a CDS encoding leucyl aminopeptidase, whose product MDIIFEANAAPRAGGAAAEILNPETLAPFVADLPDSDRLARSLAADGFEARTGQVANLLAPAGRAEDRLLLAGLSPDASIFDAQAAGARLAVACLDLSGRLALTCSTWLSADLFAEFVYGFLARSYRFDKYRSTSREGQTQLALIDCSDALVEQIKHLQIAAQTVHIVRDLVNEPGNTLPPLELAARIHALCTPLGIAVEILDAQQLAALGANLVLAVGQGSVNPPCMVILRMEGDGAPIGLAGKGMTFDTGGIHIKPVAGMWEMKNDMAGAATVAATMAAMARLGIRRPIAAALGLAENMTSGSASRPGDVVKSLAGPYVEIRNTDCEGRLVLADCLTYLQQRFAPRELIDVATLTYAVQIGLGPRYAGIYGNHRPSVDALLASASQTGELAWPMPIDAGFHDELASDVADFLNWPGVTYGHASIAAAFLEKFVAPQTPWLHIDIAGPAYAPKGSPLSPSGGTGFGLRTLVDYLTSTEQDA is encoded by the coding sequence ATGGACATAATCTTCGAGGCAAATGCCGCTCCTCGCGCAGGTGGCGCGGCCGCAGAAATCCTGAACCCTGAGACACTTGCCCCCTTCGTCGCCGACCTGCCCGACAGCGACCGCCTCGCCCGCTCCCTTGCCGCCGACGGTTTCGAAGCCCGTACCGGACAAGTCGCCAATCTGCTGGCCCCTGCCGGTCGCGCCGAGGATCGGCTCCTACTTGCCGGCCTGTCGCCTGACGCCTCGATTTTCGACGCCCAGGCTGCTGGCGCCCGTCTTGCGGTCGCATGTCTCGACCTGTCCGGCCGCCTGGCCCTCACCTGTTCCACTTGGCTCAGTGCTGATCTCTTTGCCGAATTTGTCTACGGCTTTCTCGCCCGCTCCTATCGCTTCGACAAATATCGCAGCACGTCGCGCGAGGGTCAGACTCAGCTTGCACTGATCGATTGTTCCGACGCCTTGGTCGAGCAGATCAAACACCTGCAGATCGCCGCCCAAACTGTCCATATCGTCCGCGACCTGGTCAACGAGCCCGGCAATACGCTGCCGCCCCTCGAACTGGCCGCCCGTATCCATGCGCTCTGCACTCCGCTCGGCATCGCGGTCGAGATTCTTGACGCCCAACAGCTCGCAGCGCTCGGCGCCAATCTCGTCCTTGCGGTAGGGCAGGGTTCGGTCAACCCGCCCTGCATGGTCATTTTGCGCATGGAAGGCGATGGCGCCCCGATTGGTCTGGCCGGCAAGGGCATGACCTTCGATACCGGCGGAATCCATATCAAACCTGTCGCCGGCATGTGGGAGATGAAGAACGACATGGCCGGCGCCGCCACCGTCGCCGCAACCATGGCCGCCATGGCCCGCCTCGGCATTCGCCGCCCAATTGCTGCTGCGCTCGGTCTTGCCGAAAACATGACCAGCGGTTCGGCCAGCCGTCCGGGCGATGTGGTCAAGAGTCTGGCCGGCCCCTATGTCGAAATCCGCAATACCGATTGCGAAGGGCGCCTCGTGCTTGCCGATTGCCTGACCTATCTGCAGCAGCGCTTCGCCCCGCGCGAGCTGATCGATGTCGCGACCCTCACCTATGCCGTGCAGATCGGCCTCGGCCCCCGCTATGCCGGCATCTATGGCAACCACCGCCCTTCGGTGGATGCTCTTCTTGCCTCAGCATCCCAGACCGGCGAACTGGCTTGGCCCATGCCGATCGATGCCGGTTTCCACGACGAGCTGGCCTCCGACGTCGCCGATTTCCTCAACTGGCCCGGCGTCACCTATGGCCACGCCTCCATTGCCGCGGCCTTTCTCGAAAAGTTCGTTGCGCCGCAAACGCCCTGGCTGCACATCGACATTGCCGGTCCCGCCTATGCGCCCAAGGGTAGTCCCCTCAGCCCTTCAGGCGGCACCGGTTTCGGCCTGCGCACGTTGGTCGACTATCTCACCAGCACGGAGCAAGACGCATGA
- a CDS encoding GAF domain-containing protein has translation MASVRRPGVTAIDLIGGVGKMLHETIGTQLLTASVYDMDSRQSKRVYSENLEAYPLAGLKPIEDNKWTEIVLNQHRVFHTLKIEEIAEVFFDWPLIQSLGNESNANIPVVVDGKVIGTLNLLNKAGYYTAERITPAADLLPYATIAFQHLAKSMKA, from the coding sequence ATGGCGAGCGTCCGCCGCCCGGGCGTGACGGCGATCGACCTGATCGGCGGCGTTGGCAAGATGCTGCACGAGACCATCGGCACCCAGCTGCTGACGGCGTCGGTCTATGACATGGACAGCCGTCAATCCAAGCGCGTCTATTCGGAAAATCTCGAGGCCTATCCGCTGGCCGGCCTTAAGCCGATCGAAGACAATAAGTGGACCGAGATCGTGCTCAACCAGCACCGGGTGTTCCACACGCTCAAGATCGAGGAGATCGCGGAAGTCTTTTTCGACTGGCCGCTGATCCAGTCGCTGGGCAACGAGTCCAACGCCAATATTCCGGTCGTGGTCGATGGCAAGGTCATCGGCACGCTCAACCTGTTGAATAAGGCTGGGTACTATACCGCCGAGCGCATCACGCCCGCTGCGGACCTGCTGCCTTACGCCACCATCGCCTTCCAGCATCTGGCCAAGTCGATGAAAGCATAA
- a CDS encoding sugar ABC transporter substrate-binding protein, with protein sequence MKLRFALLTSFAVAGVATALPAMAQDPFRIAYLASSSQNGYNQAIYAGIQEAAAAKGVEVEIFDGAFDSTKQFSQVEDVVAGGRFDALIVTPNDSVGIAPALEDAAAAGLTVASTLFPIGSDLTNMEPQVPGLTTTVAANPAIGAKAQADAVVDYCADKDPCRVAVIIGQLIYPFDNLRNETYKEVFAEHANIQIVATGEGNYDPDTALTAMQDILQANPEIDAVLSNADQPLIGVEIALNDFGYNPGEVYMIGGGLNQITIDAIRAGKVAATLAEVPHSMGEAALEAVVTTLEGGTAPTWIDPFELSTTPVIVTKEWLDANPDFVGEWQG encoded by the coding sequence ATGAAACTACGTTTTGCATTGCTGACTTCCTTCGCTGTCGCTGGTGTGGCCACCGCCCTGCCAGCCATGGCACAGGATCCGTTCCGCATCGCCTACCTCGCTTCGTCGAGCCAGAATGGCTATAATCAGGCCATCTATGCCGGCATCCAGGAAGCTGCCGCCGCGAAGGGCGTCGAAGTCGAGATTTTCGATGGCGCGTTTGACTCCACCAAGCAGTTCTCGCAGGTCGAGGACGTGGTGGCCGGCGGCCGGTTCGATGCCCTCATCGTGACGCCCAACGATAGCGTTGGCATTGCCCCCGCCCTTGAAGACGCCGCTGCAGCCGGTCTCACGGTTGCCTCGACGCTTTTCCCGATTGGCTCCGACCTGACCAATATGGAGCCGCAGGTTCCCGGCCTTACTACAACCGTTGCCGCCAACCCGGCAATCGGCGCCAAGGCACAGGCTGACGCCGTGGTTGACTATTGCGCCGACAAGGATCCGTGCCGCGTGGCCGTTATCATCGGCCAGCTGATCTATCCGTTCGATAACCTGCGCAACGAAACCTACAAGGAAGTGTTCGCAGAGCACGCCAATATCCAGATCGTTGCGACCGGCGAAGGCAATTACGATCCCGATACGGCCTTGACCGCGATGCAGGACATTCTGCAGGCCAATCCGGAAATCGACGCCGTGCTGTCCAATGCCGACCAGCCGCTGATCGGTGTCGAGATCGCGCTCAACGATTTCGGCTACAATCCGGGCGAGGTCTATATGATCGGTGGCGGTCTCAACCAGATCACGATCGATGCCATCCGCGCCGGCAAGGTTGCTGCAACGCTGGCAGAAGTGCCGCACAGCATGGGCGAGGCAGCGCTCGAAGCGGTGGTCACCACGCTCGAAGGCGGCACCGCACCGACCTGGATCGACCCGTTCGAGCTCAGCACCACTCCGGTCATCGTGACCAAGGAATGGCTCGATGCCAACCCCGACTTCGTCGGTGAATGGCAGGGCTAA
- a CDS encoding sugar ABC transporter ATP-binding protein — protein MVANGTTTAVRLTGVEKSFGSSKILHDIALEFRAGEVHALIGENGAGKSSVGKIIGGYYSADRGQVEIGGTPLDQSTPRRALQMGVAMIHQELQLVPQLTVAENVFLGLEANVGGLLSGSDNKRFSVLEEQCRFGLDPRRKAGDLSIADRQKVEIMRAIARDARIIIMDEPTSSLTADEADRLHRVIADLRAQSRTIIYVTHFLDHVLAACDRVTIMRDGRVVRTGEIASETKQSLVEAMLGKSAEVAYPQLPARPDASVAPRIEMAGISTDAGISDINLTIRPGEVVGLVGLVGSGRSEVARALFGVDAALSGTVSLDGQVLRGLSPKIAVRHGIAFVPEDRRKQGLNLVQRTRPNMSLPHLDQISRFGFLDMGEERRRTKAMIEHFGIVPSGIDGEVAYYSGGNQQKVLLSKWAYGKPRVVILDEPSRGVDIGARRRIHDFIVELAASGVAVLLISSELEEVLNLSHRSYLMSEGRIIGEVDSSDISVEDVLFRLFNVQKAQEQSAPLPAQG, from the coding sequence ATGGTAGCGAACGGTACGACAACGGCTGTCCGGCTGACGGGCGTTGAAAAGAGCTTTGGCTCGAGCAAGATCCTGCATGATATCGCGCTCGAATTCCGGGCTGGCGAAGTGCATGCGCTGATCGGGGAAAACGGCGCAGGCAAGTCCAGCGTCGGCAAGATCATCGGCGGCTATTATTCGGCCGATCGCGGCCAGGTGGAGATTGGGGGCACCCCGCTTGATCAATCGACGCCACGCCGCGCGCTGCAGATGGGCGTGGCCATGATCCATCAGGAACTCCAGCTGGTGCCGCAACTGACCGTGGCCGAGAATGTCTTTCTAGGTCTTGAGGCCAATGTTGGGGGCCTGCTCAGCGGGTCGGACAACAAGCGCTTCTCCGTACTGGAAGAACAGTGCCGCTTTGGCCTTGATCCGCGCCGCAAGGCTGGTGACCTGTCGATCGCCGACCGGCAGAAGGTCGAGATCATGCGCGCCATTGCGCGGGATGCGCGCATCATCATCATGGATGAGCCGACCTCGTCGCTGACGGCGGACGAAGCGGACCGGCTGCACCGGGTCATTGCCGACCTGCGGGCGCAGAGCCGCACCATCATCTATGTCACCCATTTTCTCGACCATGTGCTGGCTGCCTGCGATCGCGTGACGATCATGCGGGACGGTCGCGTGGTCCGCACCGGCGAAATTGCCAGCGAAACCAAGCAGAGCCTGGTCGAAGCCATGCTCGGCAAGAGCGCGGAAGTCGCCTATCCCCAATTGCCGGCCCGGCCGGATGCGTCGGTTGCGCCGCGCATCGAAATGGCCGGGATCAGCACGGATGCGGGAATTTCGGACATCAACCTCACCATCCGCCCCGGCGAAGTGGTTGGGCTGGTGGGCCTGGTCGGTTCTGGCCGCAGCGAAGTGGCGCGGGCGCTGTTTGGCGTCGATGCGGCGCTGAGCGGCACGGTATCGCTTGACGGGCAGGTGTTGCGCGGCCTGTCGCCCAAGATCGCCGTGCGCCATGGTATCGCTTTCGTGCCCGAGGACCGGCGCAAGCAGGGTTTGAACCTCGTGCAGCGCACGCGCCCCAATATGAGCCTGCCCCATCTCGACCAGATCAGCCGCTTCGGCTTTCTCGACATGGGCGAAGAGCGCCGTCGCACCAAGGCGATGATCGAGCATTTCGGCATCGTGCCATCAGGCATTGACGGCGAAGTGGCCTATTACTCGGGTGGCAACCAGCAAAAGGTGCTGCTCAGCAAATGGGCCTATGGCAAGCCCAGGGTCGTCATTCTCGACGAACCCAGCCGCGGCGTCGATATTGGCGCGCGCCGCCGCATCCACGATTTCATCGTCGAACTCGCAGCGAGCGGCGTTGCCGTGCTGCTGATTTCCTCCGAGCTCGAGGAAGTGCTGAACCTGTCGCATCGCTCATATCTGATGAGCGAAGGCCGGATCATTGGCGAAGTCGACAGTTCCGATATCAGTGTTGAAGACGTGCTGTTCCGCCTCTTCAACGTCCAGAAGGCGCAGGAGCAATCCGCGCCCCTGCCCGCACAAGGTTGA
- a CDS encoding ABC transporter permease: MAELQATAPTTPSRARFSVGDFLREYGILLIIVVLMIGLTLISPSFLTSRNLLNILNQSAPLAIIAVALTLVIISGGFDLSTGAIFGVASVSAAWLAVHVDPTVGMIAGPLLGLLLGVVNGLIITGFNVHSFLATLASSMVYRGIAVLITGGALIPVRMEEFAWLGRGRVGMVNIAVLILLVFMVAVMVLLNRTTFGRRVIAVGGNEEAAILSGVRTNLVRIACFGLTGFAAGLAGIIAVSRISMGQPQAGVGMELEAIAAVILGGTSIYGGAGAVWRSIAGVLLLALIGNGFNILNVNPFFKDLTTGVIIVVAVALSAGKKRR; encoded by the coding sequence ATGGCCGAACTTCAAGCAACCGCACCCACGACGCCCAGCCGGGCCAGGTTTTCCGTCGGCGATTTCCTGCGCGAATATGGCATTTTGCTCATCATCGTCGTGCTGATGATCGGCCTGACGCTGATCAGCCCATCCTTCCTCACCTCGCGCAACCTGCTCAACATTCTCAACCAGAGCGCCCCGCTGGCCATTATTGCGGTGGCGCTGACACTGGTGATCATCAGTGGTGGGTTTGACCTGTCGACGGGGGCGATCTTTGGCGTGGCCAGCGTTTCGGCGGCATGGCTGGCGGTCCATGTCGATCCGACGGTGGGCATGATCGCGGGGCCCCTGCTGGGCCTTTTGCTGGGTGTGGTCAATGGGTTGATCATTACGGGGTTCAACGTCCACTCGTTTCTCGCGACCCTTGCCTCAAGCATGGTCTATCGCGGCATAGCGGTGCTGATTACCGGCGGCGCGCTGATCCCGGTGAGGATGGAAGAATTCGCCTGGCTGGGTCGGGGCCGCGTCGGCATGGTCAATATCGCCGTGCTGATCCTTCTGGTCTTTATGGTCGCGGTGATGGTGCTGCTCAACCGGACGACCTTTGGCCGCCGCGTCATCGCCGTGGGTGGCAATGAGGAAGCCGCCATCCTTTCGGGTGTGCGCACAAATCTGGTGCGGATCGCCTGTTTCGGTCTCACCGGTTTTGCCGCCGGTCTTGCCGGCATCATCGCGGTGTCGCGCATTTCGATGGGCCAGCCCCAGGCAGGCGTTGGCATGGAACTGGAAGCCATTGCCGCGGTCATTCTGGGTGGCACCAGCATCTATGGCGGTGCCGGAGCAGTGTGGCGCTCGATCGCCGGCGTGCTGCTGCTGGCGCTGATCGGCAATGGATTTAACATCCTCAACGTCAATCCGTTCTTCAAAGATCTGACGACTGGCGTCATTATCGTGGTTGCGGTTGCACTCAGCGCCGGCAAGAAGCGCAGATAA
- a CDS encoding GntR family transcriptional regulator codes for MAGGKLKAKGEAVGTATTRVRGQGARTVYETLRTAILDLSLEPGSPLDEVTLSERFDMSRTPIREALVRLVAEGLAKTLPNRNTVVATIDFEQLPVYFEALTLMYRVTTRSAAVHWRAEHISTIRAFAANYAGTVSAHDALGMIQTNRDFHMAIAEAGGNPYFTGLFGRLLDEGRRILRLYYQSFDDNLPHRYVDEHEEMILAIEARDADRADQLAAAHAAQIVRQIQSYIARGTVSGISLELERT; via the coding sequence ATGGCGGGGGGAAAGTTGAAGGCAAAGGGTGAGGCGGTCGGCACGGCAACGACGCGCGTACGGGGGCAAGGTGCCCGCACGGTCTATGAGACGCTGCGCACGGCAATTCTTGACCTGAGCCTCGAGCCGGGCAGTCCGCTCGACGAGGTGACGCTGTCGGAGCGGTTCGACATGTCCCGCACCCCCATCCGCGAGGCGCTGGTGCGCCTGGTGGCCGAGGGGCTGGCCAAAACGCTGCCCAATCGTAACACGGTCGTGGCCACCATCGATTTCGAGCAGTTGCCGGTCTATTTCGAGGCGCTGACGCTGATGTATCGCGTGACGACGCGCTCGGCGGCCGTGCATTGGCGGGCCGAACATATCAGCACCATTCGCGCCTTTGCGGCCAATTATGCCGGGACCGTGAGCGCGCACGATGCTCTGGGCATGATCCAGACCAATCGCGATTTCCACATGGCCATCGCCGAGGCGGGCGGCAATCCCTATTTCACGGGACTGTTCGGACGCCTGCTCGATGAAGGCCGGCGTATCCTGCGGCTATATTACCAATCCTTCGATGACAACCTGCCGCACCGCTATGTCGACGAGCATGAGGAAATGATCCTCGCCATCGAGGCGCGCGATGCAGACCGGGCCGACCAGTTGGCGGCTGCCCATGCGGCGCAGATCGTGCGGCAGATCCAAAGCTACATTGCCCGCGGCACGGTCTCGGGCATATCTCTTGAGTTGGAACGGACCTGA
- a CDS encoding FAD-dependent oxidoreductase: protein MVKIAVVGAGIVGATIATRLINDGHAVTVFEPDIDGFPTSSGNAALIALPEIAPIASPGILTAVPKWLLDPQGPLTLRWTDVPALLPWLLVFLASATPSHGRKVRAALTSLMRTALQDHQALGQSIGLTDHLRQTGYVSVHDSEASVSAALQEAASVKAALGYDYERLSPDAARKLVPQLEGAFAGAVHQPVYWSVSNPHSVLRAYQAYLRAKATLVPERVTRLSRDDRGVTVHAGAGESLFDKVVVASGVWSRDLVRSLGAKVLLENERGYNTTFTDLGWNLAMPVGFADQGFVATPLVDGLRVGGAVELAKPDTSPNFARAKAMRTKMRRYVPSLPEGGKEWMGRRPSTPDSLPVISSLPDDPRVIYAFGHGHLGLTLSAVTARLVSGLAGSAPHDPDLNPFSINRFQ from the coding sequence ATGGTCAAAATTGCAGTCGTGGGCGCCGGCATTGTCGGCGCGACCATTGCCACGCGCCTGATCAATGACGGTCATGCGGTTACGGTCTTTGAGCCCGATATCGATGGCTTCCCCACCTCCTCTGGCAATGCGGCGCTGATCGCGCTGCCCGAGATCGCTCCGATTGCAAGCCCCGGCATCCTGACCGCCGTGCCCAAATGGTTGCTCGATCCGCAGGGGCCGTTGACGCTGCGCTGGACCGATGTGCCCGCACTGCTACCCTGGCTGCTGGTATTTCTGGCTTCGGCCACGCCCTCGCATGGCCGCAAGGTTCGTGCTGCGCTAACCTCCCTGATGCGCACGGCATTGCAGGACCATCAGGCTTTGGGCCAGAGCATCGGACTGACCGACCATCTGCGCCAGACCGGCTATGTTTCGGTGCATGACAGCGAGGCTAGCGTCAGCGCGGCGCTGCAGGAAGCGGCCAGCGTCAAGGCGGCGCTGGGATATGATTACGAGCGCTTGTCGCCCGATGCGGCGCGCAAGCTGGTGCCGCAACTGGAAGGTGCTTTCGCCGGCGCGGTGCATCAGCCGGTCTATTGGTCGGTGAGCAATCCGCATAGCGTGTTGCGGGCCTATCAGGCCTATCTGCGGGCCAAGGCGACGCTCGTGCCGGAGCGGGTTACGCGGCTGTCGCGCGATGACCGGGGCGTCACGGTTCATGCCGGGGCGGGCGAGAGCCTGTTCGACAAGGTCGTGGTGGCGTCGGGCGTCTGGTCGCGGGACCTGGTGCGCAGCCTTGGCGCCAAGGTGCTGCTCGAAAACGAGCGCGGCTATAATACCACATTCACCGATCTGGGCTGGAACCTTGCCATGCCGGTGGGCTTTGCCGATCAGGGTTTTGTCGCCACGCCACTGGTCGATGGCCTGCGCGTGGGCGGCGCGGTGGAATTGGCCAAGCCCGATACCAGCCCCAATTTCGCGCGCGCCAAGGCGATGCGCACCAAGATGCGCCGCTATGTACCGAGCCTCCCCGAGGGCGGCAAGGAATGGATGGGGCGCCGCCCCTCGACGCCCGATTCCCTGCCGGTGATCAGCAGCCTCCCTGACGATCCCCGGGTCATCTACGCCTTCGGCCATGGCCATCTTGGCCTAACGCTGAGCGCGGTGACAGCGCGGCTGGTGTCCGGACTGGCCGGCAGCGCGCCGCATGACCCTGATCTCAACCCCTTCAGCATCAACCGCTTTCAGTAG